GATGCACCTGTGAGTTCGTATGCGACTGAGCGGATCTTGATGGGGTCATGGTCTTGTATAGCCGCGTTCAAGTTTTTTAGCAATCGCTCGGCGCTCGTCATGAACATTTCGATCATTCGTTTTGTGTCGTCGTATTCTGGACAAAGTTCTTTGAGCTTTTCGATATCGAGCGGCGGCTCAGAATCAGGATCCCAATACCGCCTTGGAATGTATTCTTCTTTCGGTGCTGGCTCGGGCTGAACCAGAGGAACTTGCAACCACTTTTGTAGTATTTCGCTTAATACCGTTGGATTGACGGGCTTGCTCAGATAGTCGTCCATGCCTTCAGCCAGGCACTTTTCGCGATCGCCCTCCATTGCATGTGCGGTCATCGCAACAATTGGAACTTTCCGTCCGGTGCGAATTTCAGCTTTGCGTATTTCGCGTGTTGCCTGGAACCCGTCCATGACAGGCATCTGACAATCCATGAAGATAAGGTCGTATTTGTTGTTAACTGCTGCCGCGAGCGCTTCTTCACCATTTGACACCACATCAGCATGGAAGCCGATTTGTTGCAGTTGCAGCACTGCCACACGTTGGTTGACGTGGTTGTCTTCGGCAATCAAAATACGTCTGCTGGATGAGTCGACCCTCTGCGGCGCGCTTGTGCTGTTGCTTTCAATCTTTTGCTCGGGTTCGCGTGCAATTACGGTCGTTTTCAAAATACTTTCGAGCAGCATTGATTGGCGCAGTGGTGCAGTTAAGTAGCCGGAGAAATTGTGGAATGAGTTGGGCGCTGCAGACGGTCCGGTCGAATTGAAGAGGATGATTTTCGTGTCGCCGGCGTATTTCTCATTGACGAATCTATCGGCGAACTCGTCCGCTTTCATGTCAGACAGAGAACTTTCAATCAATACAACATTGTATGGCTGCCCTTTGTCAAAAGCTGATTTCAGCAAGGCATGTGCAACTCCGCTACTTTCAGCGGTATCGCATTTGATGCCCCAGTGTTTGGCATATGCGCTAACTACTTTTGTGGAACTGCCCGGCCCGTCTACTATGAGCATGCGAATTTCAGCAATGTTTTCTGGAATTTCCAGTTTCGCCTGCTCATTTGCTTTCTCTAGAGGAAAGGTAAACCAGATTGATGTGCCTTTACCTTCCTGGCTTTCCAAACCAATTGTGCCGCCCATCAGCTCGACCAGTTTGTTGCATATTGAAAGCCCCAGACCGGTGCCACCATATTTGCGGCTGACAGAATTATCCGCTTGTGTGAAGGGGCTGAATATTTGCTTTTGGACCTCTGGCGACATACCGATGCCTGAATCACGGACGAGAATCTTGACGAAATCATGTCCGTCGTTTGATTCAGCCATAGCGTGTATGAACACCTCACCACTATCTGTGAATTTGATGGCGTTGCTGATTAGATTCAGGATGATCTGCCGCAGTCTAGTCGGATCGCCGCGTAAGGAGCGCTCCAACTGCGGCTGGATGAATGTCATCAGCGATAGTTTTTTCTGATGCGCTTTTTCCGCATGTAATTCTGCGGCGCCTTCGACGAGTTGCACGAGGTCTAGATCACATAATTCGAGCTGAACTTTTCCCGCTTCGACTTTTGAAAAATCCAGAATATCGTTGACTATAGCGAGTAAAGCCGCGGCTGAGTCGCGAATCATGTTTGCATATTCTTGCTGCTCGCGTGTCAGATGTGTGCGCAACATCAGATCGCTGACTCCGATCAGGGCATTCATGGGAGTGCGAATCTCATGGCTCATGTTAGCGAGAAACTGAGATTTGAACTTCGAAGCTTCTACTGCCTGGTCGCGCGCCTTCACCAGCCTCTGACTGGATGCCTTCAGTTCAGCCGTCAGCACATGTAACTGGGTGAACTGATTCTCGACTCGCTTGTGAATAGCGATTGTGCGCTCTTGCTCGGCTACGCGCGCTTCTAGCTCCGAGATGAGTTGCTTGAGTTTGTTATTCTCATTTATCAGCCCTTGCGTGTCTGTTTCCGGACAAACCTCGTCGCTTTCGACGATAGTTGCGTCGTTATCGTTTTTTTCAGGCTCAGGTTCCGATTTTGGGTCTTCGTGGTCCATAAACATCTGCCAGGGGTAAACGAACGTCCGCCGGACCAACGCAGTCGGTCATGAGCTGGTATTTTTCAAACTAGTAAATATGTACCCTTTGCTCAATAGTTGCCCATTTTGCCCCCCGTGAATAACCTTCGCGAGATTAAGTCTGTGCCGGAAGAGGCTGTCTGGATTGGTTTTCAGCATTCCTCCAGGATTGTGGAACCAAAGGACATCGTTTGACGACATAGCTGATGCCGGCGAACTGCGGTTTCCGTGCCGCTATAAGTGGAGTTTGATTATGAAAAGACTGGCAATCGCGTTGATATTAACCGCAGCCGCTCCAGCCGTTGTTTCCGCCAGTTCCCGTCTGGTGGGCGAAATTACCGGCAGGAATGAGCTTGTGTCTGAGAGCATGCCCTCCGGCAATTTTGATTTGATTAGTGACTCCAAATCGAGCCGACCGCGACCCAGACATCATTACGACAGTTCGGTCGAGCAACCGCTCGACAGCAAACTGACGGCAGGGTGGCTCTAATCTCAGTCATATTGGCTGCGCTGGTGCAGCCGCGCTCTGTTGTGGGTAGGATTCGTAGAGCCTGAGCAAAGTTGCTTTGTCTCTCTTGGATAGGACTGGCCAGACCGTGGGCGAGACCGAGTAAAACATGATGTCGTGATTGTTGCTCGAATGCCCTCTCAGACCGAGAGCGTGCCCCAGCTCATGGAGGCAGGTCTTCTTCATATCGTCTTCGCCGAGCGGTTTTTCGGTTTCCCGGTCGATAGTGCAGATTCTCAACCGCGCTGTTGCAATGAACTCGTCGCCCGTGCGTGTGCGCTTGTTCGTAAATGCTTGCATAAAGCAAACGCCTTGCTCTACGTCTGTGCCGGTCTGTCTGACCTCGTAAGGGTTAGCCGTCCAATCGCAGGTGATGTCCGCACCATCGGGCGTTGGAACCAGCAAAAATGTCAATCTGTTCTGGGACGCAGTGGACCAGGAACTGAGAGCCTCGAGAAAACCGCTTCGATATCCCTCTTTGAAGTTTGGAACCGTGGAGCCGCTCCCAACAAAGACCTTTAGTGGTAAACGGTTGAGCGGCCAGCGATAGTATTTGCCGTTTTCGGTTATGGATTCCATGTAGTCGGCAGTGTGGGGATCTGCGCTGAGCTGCGAACCTTTTTCTTGCAGTTTGGCGATCATGTGTTCGATCGTGGGCCGGTCAGCTGCATTCGGTTCGGCAACCAGATACTTTTGGAACCACGCGACGGCGTCATCGGTGCGCCCTAAGGTTTGATAACAACCCGCCATGTTGAATATTGCGGGGGAAAAATCTGGTTTTAACCGCAAACAAGTTTCGTATTCACGAATGGCTCGCTGTGTGTCGCCGAGTTCGTCGCAGGCCCCAGCCAGCTTGAAGTGCATAGTGTGAGAGGTTGGATTGATCTGGCAGGCTTGTTCCAGAAGTTTTTTAGCGTCATAAAAGCGTTTCGCTTTGGATGCCTGGGCTGCCTGCGCTTTCAGCATTTGCGATTTAGCTTCGGCTAAATTTGTTGCGTTGGGATATTCGCGTAAGTATCGATTAAACCAGGGCATTGCGTTGTCGTATTCACCGGCGTTGACATATGCGTAAGCGGCATTGAGGACGGCTGCTGGAAAGCGCGGCTGAAGACGTAAGGCGTCTGTGTATGCATTGATCGCTGCGGGATAGTTTTTGGCATCCGAATAGCCGTTGCCAATCTGGAACTGAATTTCTGCAGATTCTGGAAATCGACTTCTTGCTTGCTGCAAGTAGGTGACAGCGTCCATTGGTCGACCGGCTTTGAGCATCTGGACCGAATTGCCGAGAATCTGGCTGAGCTCCTGTCGAGCGGCTTGCCCTGCGGCAGATGATGAGCCTGACAGGCTTAGTCCAGGGCCGCCCGGCATGGCTTGTGCGCTGGCAGATCGTATGTCGGGCTGGCTTCGACCCGGCAAACTCGGCACACCTTGCCGTTGTTGCCTACTACTTGGAAATTGCTGTTGTGCTCCGACCAGCAGTCCCGACGAAAGGACCACGGATAGAGATAAAGCAACAGAAATGAAAATTGCAGAGCGCATACAGGTCACACTGGTACTCTCAAAATTTACCCTTTTCATTTGATGCCTTAAACGCCCTGCGACGGTTCCGATTAAGGAGTGAGGGATGCACAACCTCTGATGAGGTGGTAAAAACTATGTAGAGGTTTTGATGTTCGACTTTCGACTGACAACAGTTTTGCTTTCCATTGCCATTGTCGGCGGTGCACAGTTGGTCTGGGCCGATGGAGATTGGGCGCAAATCAGTTCTGATGCTCAACAGGCATACGATAGCGGCAATTTTGATGAAGCGGAAACTAAGTGGACGGAAGCTCTCAAGCAGGCAGAATCAAGTAAGGCGGTCGAGCCAGGCATGGTAACTTGTCTTTGCAAGCTTGCTCTGGTCAACGATAAAAAGCACAACTCTTTCGAAGCAGAACGCCTGTACGAATTAGCTATGAGAACAATGGAAGGATTAGCTGGACCGAACAGCACACGCTTTGCAGATTGGATGCCGGACCTCGCCTGGATGTATCTTGGTCATGGTCGACCTGATAAATCGGAAGTACTTTTCAAACGTGCGCTGAAAATCAAGGAGTCTGCTTATGGTGCTGATGACGAACGCGTCGCGCAAGCGCTCGACGATTATGCGCGCTTTCTGCGTAAGGAAAACCGGGGCACTGAGGCATCTGCTCTGGAGCAACGTGCAAGAAATATTCGTAGCAAAGCAAATCCGTAATGCTAGTTGCTTGATTCGGCCAGTATTGTGTCTAACGCAGGTAAAAGTTTTGAGTGCGCCCAAAAATTGTTTGGTTTGGAGAATTTGCTGATTGCCTCGCAAAGAACGAGTCTTATCTCTTCTGCTACTCTTTCGTGTTGCGCATTTGCTTTGACTATATTTTTGATCTCGTCATAAAAGACCAACCTGCCCCGATTGACGTGCGGCATTCGAAGATCGATTGCTGTTAGATTTACTAAAGCTTCGACGTAGCTTGGGATGGTGCTGGCACCGCAGTTGATGCCACTCAAATCGCTCAGATTCATGAGCTGAACTCGCTCTATAATGTCGAGCGCATCTCTGACAGCGTTAACGCGAGCATACTGTGACGCGAGTGCTGATAAAAGTGGAAGCAAACTGGGCGAGTTGTGACCATCGACTGATTCTCTTAGTCCAATTAAAATTCGCCAGAAGACGATCAGCTGCTGACTTTCCAGTCCGGATTTTTTGAGCTCTTCGAAGATGTGCGAATAGTACTTGTAAGATTTTGGTGTGCTGCTTCCAAGCTGCTGCTCTGTGATGATTAATAGTGGCTGTATGTAGTGATTATAGATTTTTACAAGTGGAGAATTGAAGGCACCGTTCCAGAGAACATCCAGTACACCCGGCACATACTGTTTGTTGATGCGTGCCTGAAGCAATTCAGCAATGTATGGCAATATGTCGATAAAGAACGGCGAACCGATCGAATTTCGGCAGAGCTCGACAAGTGTATTCATGCTTGCTATGCACTGCAGATCAAGCTTTTCGTCTCCGTTGGCAAGCGCACTAAGCAATCGATGATGCAATGTCGTCTGACTGTGAGTAATAGCAAATGCGTCCGATTCGTCAGCTTGTAGGGCAAGTAATTTCAAAACGTCCTCTAGCTTTGCTGCCCAAAGAGCGTATTGTTTCGATGTTAGTCCTTGAATTGCCATCTCCATGATTTCTTCATTCGTTGATTTTTCGAATCTCCGAGCTCGAATACTTGCGCAAACTGCCTCAAAGAAAAATTCGCAGGCTTCTTCTTTGAGGTCTCGAACAAACAGTTTGTAACCGAGCGCGGATAGAAGTTCCATCATGAGGCCGTCTGAGCTGGATGTACCTGTTCTAGAAGAGGCTGGCAAACTATTAAGTACTTGTTGGCAAACAATTTTGGCTTGCCAAATCTTTCCTTCATCCAGTAAGGTCACAGCTAAATCACTTAGAATCCTTACACCGTCCACTGGACTGTGCTCAAACTGTGCTGCCTTGAATATAGCTTCTAGGTCTGCCATTGATTCTAAGTCAGGTTCAGAGTCCGAGTCCGATTCCGATTCCGGTTCCGGTTCAGATTCAGATTCAGATTCAGATTCAGAATTGCAAGCCTCGGTGGGCATTCGCTTATTGCTCTTCTTGCTTTTGAATGCCTCAATTGCTTCGGAAAGTTTTGCAAGTTTTTGACTATTCAAGTGATCGTTGATCACGTCGAGGTCAGAAGATTTCTTTATTAATGAGAGGGCGTCTGTTACGGCTAACTTGTTCTCTTTAATCTGTGCAGTAAAAGCCACTGCAGACTTTGTCAGACATTTTTGCAATAATTCTCGCTTGAAGGATTCTTCTGTTTCATCTTGCAACTCCACCATGATGCTACACAACACGCGAATAGCGCTTAAAATGTCTGTGGCCGTGAACGATGACAGGTACTGGTCAAGGCATTTGAGAGTCGTTTCGCATTCTTCAGTTTGTCCAATTAGGGCGTAACTGCGCACAAGAGCCAGATAGATGCCGGTCGCCGCACTCAATCGCCCGGAACGCAAATCAGACGTTCCGCGACGCCAT
Above is a genomic segment from Candidatus Melainabacteria bacterium containing:
- a CDS encoding sensor histidine kinase: MVRRTFVYPWQMFMDHEDPKSEPEPEKNDNDATIVESDEVCPETDTQGLINENNKLKQLISELEARVAEQERTIAIHKRVENQFTQLHVLTAELKASSQRLVKARDQAVEASKFKSQFLANMSHEIRTPMNALIGVSDLMLRTHLTREQQEYANMIRDSAAALLAIVNDILDFSKVEAGKVQLELCDLDLVQLVEGAAELHAEKAHQKKLSLMTFIQPQLERSLRGDPTRLRQIILNLISNAIKFTDSGEVFIHAMAESNDGHDFVKILVRDSGIGMSPEVQKQIFSPFTQADNSVSRKYGGTGLGLSICNKLVELMGGTIGLESQEGKGTSIWFTFPLEKANEQAKLEIPENIAEIRMLIVDGPGSSTKVVSAYAKHWGIKCDTAESSGVAHALLKSAFDKGQPYNVVLIESSLSDMKADEFADRFVNEKYAGDTKIILFNSTGPSAAPNSFHNFSGYLTAPLRQSMLLESILKTTVIAREPEQKIESNSTSAPQRVDSSSRRILIAEDNHVNQRVAVLQLQQIGFHADVVSNGEEALAAAVNNKYDLIFMDCQMPVMDGFQATREIRKAEIRTGRKVPIVAMTAHAMEGDREKCLAEGMDDYLSKPVNPTVLSEILQKWLQVPLVQPEPAPKEEYIPRRYWDPDSEPPLDIEKLKELCPEYDDTKRMIEMFMTSAERLLKNLNAAIQDHDPIKIRSVAYELTGASNSVGADELAAVAEWLQKVCLEKNWTQCKILLETFRQALEVISDYSEHQEPVEAQV
- a CDS encoding tetratricopeptide repeat protein, with product MKRVNFESTSVTCMRSAIFISVALSLSVVLSSGLLVGAQQQFPSSRQQRQGVPSLPGRSQPDIRSASAQAMPGGPGLSLSGSSSAAGQAARQELSQILGNSVQMLKAGRPMDAVTYLQQARSRFPESAEIQFQIGNGYSDAKNYPAAINAYTDALRLQPRFPAAVLNAAYAYVNAGEYDNAMPWFNRYLREYPNATNLAEAKSQMLKAQAAQASKAKRFYDAKKLLEQACQINPTSHTMHFKLAGACDELGDTQRAIREYETCLRLKPDFSPAIFNMAGCYQTLGRTDDAVAWFQKYLVAEPNAADRPTIEHMIAKLQEKGSQLSADPHTADYMESITENGKYYRWPLNRLPLKVFVGSGSTVPNFKEGYRSGFLEALSSWSTASQNRLTFLLVPTPDGADITCDWTANPYEVRQTGTDVEQGVCFMQAFTNKRTRTGDEFIATARLRICTIDRETEKPLGEDDMKKTCLHELGHALGLRGHSSNNHDIMFYSVSPTVWPVLSKRDKATLLRLYESYPQQSAAAPAQPI
- a CDS encoding tetratricopeptide repeat protein, producing the protein MFDFRLTTVLLSIAIVGGAQLVWADGDWAQISSDAQQAYDSGNFDEAETKWTEALKQAESSKAVEPGMVTCLCKLALVNDKKHNSFEAERLYELAMRTMEGLAGPNSTRFADWMPDLAWMYLGHGRPDKSEVLFKRALKIKESAYGADDERVAQALDDYARFLRKENRGTEASALEQRARNIRSKANP